The following proteins are encoded in a genomic region of Candidatus Methylospira mobilis:
- a CDS encoding STAS domain-containing protein: MATKNGVSDAGVFSIVERSPGVFFLVGDLTFETANSVLERTSGLLGATSGAKGMIRLDLSGIKHADSAGLALMLEWRKQSSAVKRVVLFLNVPQQLQAIARVAGVDAIIHQST, translated from the coding sequence ATGGCAACGAAAAACGGCGTATCCGACGCCGGGGTATTCAGCATCGTAGAGCGATCTCCGGGGGTGTTTTTTTTGGTGGGAGATTTGACGTTCGAAACCGCAAACAGCGTTCTTGAAAGGACTTCCGGACTGTTGGGCGCGACGTCCGGTGCGAAAGGAATGATTAGGCTCGATCTTTCCGGCATCAAGCATGCGGATAGCGCCGGGTTGGCTTTGATGCTGGAGTGGCGCAAGCAGTCCTCCGCAGTTAAACGAGTCGTGCTTTTTTTAAATGTTCCGCAGCAATTACAAGCGATCGCCCGCGTTGCGGGAGTGGACGCGATCATTCATCAGTCAACGTGA
- the murA gene encoding UDP-N-acetylglucosamine 1-carboxyvinyltransferase, which yields MDKLLITGGTPLSGELRISGAKNAALPILAGALLSESPVSIGNVPHLRDITTTMELLGRMGVSLTVDEKLNIEIDANTIDSFYAPYELVKTMRASILVLGPLVARFGKADVSLPGGCAIGSRPVNLHLEGLTAMGARIDVKNGYIHATAERLKGCRLVLEQVTVTGTENLMMAATLAEGTTILENAAREPEVVDLANFLIAMGAKIHGAGTDVIEIQGVPALSGKGLHYNILPDRIETGTYLIAVAMTGGKVRLKDTCPDLLDAVLLKLREAGALIECGENWIELDMQGRRPKAVSLRTSPYPAFPTDMQAQFTALNSIAEGIGIITETVFENRFMHVQEMQRMGADIRLESNTAIIHGVPKLTGAEVMATDLRASASLVLAGLVAEGQTIVDRIYHIDRGYECIEEKLCQLGAEIRRIPS from the coding sequence ATGGATAAACTTTTAATTACAGGCGGTACCCCGTTATCGGGTGAGTTGCGCATTTCCGGCGCGAAAAATGCCGCTTTACCGATACTTGCCGGCGCCTTGCTGTCTGAATCCCCGGTCAGCATTGGTAATGTTCCCCACCTGCGCGATATTACCACGACCATGGAGTTGCTGGGCCGTATGGGGGTCAGTTTGACGGTGGATGAAAAGCTGAATATCGAAATAGACGCCAATACCATAGATAGTTTCTATGCGCCTTATGAACTGGTCAAGACCATGCGCGCTTCGATACTGGTGCTTGGACCGCTGGTGGCTAGATTCGGCAAGGCGGATGTATCCTTACCAGGGGGCTGCGCCATCGGCAGCAGACCGGTCAATCTTCATCTGGAAGGCCTGACTGCGATGGGTGCGCGTATTGATGTCAAAAATGGCTATATTCACGCTACCGCTGAGCGCCTCAAGGGCTGCCGTCTGGTTCTGGAACAGGTTACCGTAACCGGCACCGAAAATCTGATGATGGCCGCTACGCTGGCTGAAGGCACCACCATACTGGAAAATGCGGCAAGAGAGCCTGAGGTAGTCGATCTGGCGAATTTCCTGATTGCCATGGGAGCGAAGATACACGGCGCCGGCACCGATGTAATCGAAATACAAGGCGTGCCGGCGCTTTCCGGCAAGGGCCTGCATTATAATATATTGCCTGATCGTATTGAAACGGGCACCTACCTGATTGCTGTGGCGATGACCGGCGGCAAAGTCAGGCTCAAGGACACTTGCCCTGATTTGCTGGACGCCGTTTTACTGAAGCTGAGAGAAGCGGGGGCGTTGATCGAGTGCGGAGAAAACTGGATCGAACTAGATATGCAGGGCAGACGGCCGAAGGCGGTTTCATTGCGCACCTCGCCGTATCCCGCTTTCCCTACCGACATGCAGGCGCAATTTACCGCATTGAACAGCATAGCCGAGGGCATAGGCATTATTACGGAAACCGTTTTCGAAAACCGGTTCATGCATGTGCAGGAAATGCAGCGCATGGGTGCGGACATACGCCTGGAATCCAATACCGCCATTATTCATGGCGTGCCGAAATTGACCGGCGCCGAGGTTATGGCGACCGATTTGCGCGCTTCCGCCAGTCTGGTGCTGGCCGGACTGGTGGCCGAGGGGCAAACCATCGTTGATCGCATCTATCATATAGACCGGGGGTATGAGTGTATCGAAGAAAAATTGTGCCAGCTGGGTGCGGAAATACGCCGAATCCCGAGCTAG
- the mlaE gene encoding lipid asymmetry maintenance ABC transporter permease subunit MlaE encodes MEILLRTLGRNTLLRVAKLGRASLFMLHVLSGLPLILRRPGLLVTQMYSVGVLSLMIILVSGLFVGMVLGLQGYYVLSDFAAEQALGVMVATSLVRELGPVVTALLFSGRAGSSLTAEIGLMKATEQLSGMEMMAVDPIKRIIAPRFFAGLISMPLLASLFSMVGVVGGYFVGVGLLGVDEGAFWSQMRAQIDFYDDILNGVIKSMVFGAVVTWIAVFEGDDAVPTSEGVSRATTRSVVSSAFAVLSCDFVLTALMFGD; translated from the coding sequence ATGGAGATCCTGTTGCGGACATTGGGCAGAAATACATTGCTCAGAGTGGCGAAACTGGGCAGGGCCAGCCTGTTCATGCTGCATGTTTTATCCGGCCTGCCGCTCATTCTACGCCGCCCGGGTTTACTGGTGACCCAGATGTATTCAGTCGGGGTATTGAGTCTGATGATCATACTGGTGTCGGGGCTGTTTGTCGGCATGGTGCTTGGACTGCAGGGATATTATGTACTGTCCGATTTCGCCGCCGAGCAGGCGCTGGGAGTCATGGTGGCGACCTCGCTGGTAAGGGAGCTCGGGCCGGTTGTTACCGCGCTGCTGTTTTCGGGGCGGGCCGGTTCTTCCCTTACCGCGGAAATAGGTTTGATGAAGGCGACCGAACAGCTTTCCGGCATGGAAATGATGGCGGTGGATCCGATCAAGCGCATTATTGCGCCGCGCTTTTTTGCCGGCCTGATTTCCATGCCGCTGCTGGCCTCGCTGTTCAGCATGGTGGGTGTGGTGGGAGGCTATTTTGTCGGTGTCGGTCTGTTGGGCGTCGATGAGGGCGCTTTCTGGTCGCAAATGCGCGCCCAGATCGACTTTTACGATGATATTCTGAATGGCGTCATCAAAAGCATGGTTTTTGGCGCCGTAGTTACCTGGATAGCAGTTTTTGAAGGCGACGATGCGGTACCTACTTCCGAGGGTGTCAGTCGTGCGACTACGCGTTCGGTTGTCAGTTCGGCATTTGCTGTGCTGAGTTGCGATTTCGTTCTGACTGCGCTGATGTTTGGAGATTGA
- the hisC gene encoding histidinol-phosphate transaminase has protein sequence MYNATDRVKALLRPELQQLSVYHVPPATNFIKLDAMENPYDWPEELVNEWLQRLRTVKPNRYPDPSSAALCAALVSSFNIPAESALLLGNGSDELIQIILMAIAGQDAVVLAPEPTFVMYRQIAIGLGLRFEGVPLRSDDFSLDMPAMIAAIETLRPAVIFLAYPNNPTGNLFRRDEIEQILALSPGLVVVDEAYAAFTDSSFMPLLPEFPNLLVMRTLSKQGLAGLRLGYMAGDPGLIAEFNKLRLPYNINILTQASAELALAHAPVFDAQVRLIREQRRWLLARLNEIASIRTYPSEANFITFRVLSMSAIDVFNGLRDAGILIKNLDPAGGLLSGCLRVTVGTPEENRIFVDELHRVII, from the coding sequence ATGTATAACGCAACAGACAGGGTTAAAGCGCTGCTCAGACCGGAACTGCAACAACTTTCCGTTTACCATGTGCCGCCCGCCACGAACTTTATCAAACTCGACGCTATGGAAAATCCGTACGATTGGCCGGAAGAGCTGGTTAACGAATGGCTGCAGCGTTTGCGCACAGTCAAGCCCAATCGTTACCCCGATCCGTCCTCGGCGGCATTGTGCGCAGCGCTGGTTTCATCATTCAATATCCCGGCCGAAAGCGCGTTATTGCTCGGTAACGGATCGGACGAACTGATACAAATCATATTGATGGCGATAGCGGGTCAGGACGCAGTTGTCCTGGCGCCTGAACCGACCTTTGTCATGTACCGGCAGATAGCAATCGGTTTAGGTCTGCGTTTCGAGGGCGTACCTTTGCGATCGGACGATTTTTCACTGGATATGCCGGCTATGATCGCCGCAATTGAAACGCTTCGTCCGGCAGTGATTTTTTTGGCTTATCCGAATAACCCGACCGGAAATTTGTTTCGCCGGGACGAAATTGAACAAATTCTGGCGTTGTCGCCGGGGCTGGTGGTCGTTGATGAAGCCTATGCGGCATTTACCGACAGCAGCTTCATGCCGCTCCTGCCGGAATTTCCTAATTTATTAGTGATGCGGACACTATCCAAACAGGGGCTGGCCGGGTTGCGTCTGGGTTATATGGCGGGCGATCCAGGTCTGATAGCCGAGTTTAACAAGCTGAGGCTTCCTTATAATATCAATATCCTGACGCAAGCCAGCGCCGAACTTGCATTGGCGCATGCGCCGGTTTTCGATGCGCAAGTCAGGCTTATCCGCGAGCAGCGTCGGTGGTTGCTGGCGCGGCTGAATGAAATCGCGTCGATTCGTACTTACCCCAGTGAAGCCAATTTTATTACTTTCCGCGTACTGTCCATGAGCGCAATAGACGTATTTAACGGACTGAGGGATGCAGGCATTCTTATCAAGAATCTGGACCCGGCGGGCGGACTGCTCAGCGGCTGCCTGCGCGTCACCGTGGGAACGCCGGAAGAAAATCGGATATTCGTCGATGAGCTACATCGGGTTATTATTTAA
- a CDS encoding KpsF/GutQ family sugar-phosphate isomerase — protein sequence MHPNNSNNPPLNRPDHCDSRLDRRSDLLRLGARVIEVEIQALSGLIPRLDHGFADACELMMACNGRVVVTGMGKSGHIAGKIASTLASTGTPAFYVHPGEASHGDLGMITGQDIILAFCNSGETSELLTILPFIKRIGAPLIAITGNSGSTLARQADIHLDIGAPDEACPLGLAPTSSTTASLSLGDALAVTLLQAKGFTREDFAFSHPGGNLGKRLFLRVKDIMHTGDAIPCVEQNARISEALLEMTAKKLGMTAIIDENKRATGIFTDGDLRRLLERSTDIHATPISAAMTRTFTGIAQDRLATEALCVMEDKRISALLVTDEQARLVGAINMHDLLESGIF from the coding sequence ATGCATCCGAACAATTCAAACAACCCGCCACTCAACAGGCCCGACCATTGCGACAGCCGATTAGACCGGCGCTCCGACTTGCTGCGTCTGGGCGCCAGAGTGATCGAAGTTGAAATTCAGGCGCTTTCAGGCCTGATACCGCGATTGGATCACGGTTTTGCCGATGCATGCGAACTGATGATGGCCTGCAACGGAAGAGTCGTTGTAACAGGCATGGGGAAGTCGGGGCATATTGCCGGAAAAATTGCCTCAACGCTGGCCAGCACCGGAACTCCCGCCTTCTACGTCCACCCCGGCGAGGCCAGTCATGGCGATTTGGGCATGATTACCGGACAGGATATCATCCTGGCCTTTTGCAACTCGGGAGAAACATCCGAATTATTGACGATATTGCCGTTTATCAAGCGCATCGGCGCGCCGCTGATAGCGATTACCGGCAACAGCGGCTCCACCCTGGCGCGTCAGGCCGACATACATCTTGATATTGGCGCGCCCGACGAAGCCTGCCCGTTGGGACTGGCGCCGACTTCCAGCACAACTGCGTCACTGTCCCTGGGCGATGCGCTTGCCGTCACGCTGCTGCAGGCCAAGGGCTTCACACGCGAGGACTTTGCTTTCTCCCACCCCGGCGGCAACCTGGGAAAACGTTTGTTTTTACGCGTGAAGGATATCATGCACACCGGAGACGCCATTCCCTGCGTCGAACAGAATGCGCGCATCAGCGAAGCCTTATTGGAAATGACCGCAAAGAAGCTGGGCATGACCGCCATAATTGACGAAAATAAACGGGCCACCGGCATCTTTACCGACGGCGACTTGCGGCGCCTGCTGGAGCGCTCGACCGATATCCACGCCACTCCCATAAGCGCAGCCATGACTCGCACTTTTACCGGCATAGCCCAGGACCGTCTGGCAACGGAGGCGCTATGCGTAATGGAAGACAAACGCATCAGCGCGCTGCTGGTAACCGACGAACAGGCGCGACTCGTAGGAGCAATCAATATGCACGATTTACTGGAATCAGGGATTTTTTAA
- the lptA gene encoding lipopolysaccharide transport periplasmic protein LptA yields MKYNKYLSISGLTLALCAVNCFALETDGKQPIYIEADNAVYDEKKELTIYTGNVHYQQGSIESWSDRMEVFQKDGKTDKVINFGNPTRLKQTPEPDKADWHGLGLRSEYYPETRILILFDKALAWQGVTPEKSDRVTSDRIEYDIEHSIMKAGVTTKSGEAPPSSQRVHVTLEPSEVKEAK; encoded by the coding sequence ATGAAGTACAATAAATATTTGAGTATTTCAGGGTTGACCCTGGCCTTATGCGCGGTGAACTGCTTCGCGCTGGAAACGGACGGCAAACAGCCGATCTATATCGAGGCGGATAACGCTGTTTATGACGAAAAAAAGGAACTGACCATCTACACGGGAAACGTTCATTATCAGCAGGGCAGCATTGAAAGCTGGTCGGACCGCATGGAAGTTTTTCAGAAAGACGGAAAAACCGATAAAGTAATCAACTTCGGCAACCCTACCCGTCTGAAGCAAACGCCGGAACCCGACAAAGCGGACTGGCATGGCCTGGGTTTGCGCTCGGAGTATTATCCGGAAACACGCATATTGATACTGTTCGACAAAGCCCTGGCCTGGCAAGGCGTTACACCGGAGAAAAGCGACCGCGTAACCAGCGACCGCATCGAATATGACATTGAGCACTCGATCATGAAGGCCGGCGTCACGACTAAAAGCGGAGAAGCTCCGCCCAGCTCCCAGCGCGTACATGTCACTCTGGAGCCGTCCGAAGTCAAGGAAGCAAAATGA
- the petA gene encoding ubiquinol-cytochrome c reductase iron-sulfur subunit encodes MASVEQTAADELDAEKRWFLTKVASVAGIVGAGLAVTPFMASMAPSARAQAAAAPVEVDISKLEPGQLIRVMWRGKPVWILKRTDENLKTLNGFTDILLDPLSKESEQPANAANEVRSIRPEVFVAVGLCTHLGCSPNYRPEVAPADLGADWRGGFFCPCHGSRFDLAGRVYKGVPAPRNLEIPPHVYLSETRLLIGSDQGEAA; translated from the coding sequence ATGGCATCAGTGGAACAGACCGCAGCGGATGAGCTTGATGCAGAAAAGCGCTGGTTTTTAACCAAGGTAGCGAGCGTAGCCGGCATAGTCGGAGCAGGACTGGCCGTAACCCCTTTTATGGCTTCCATGGCGCCCAGCGCGCGGGCTCAGGCAGCTGCGGCCCCGGTGGAAGTCGATATCAGTAAATTGGAGCCCGGCCAATTGATACGGGTCATGTGGCGCGGCAAGCCGGTCTGGATTTTGAAACGCACGGACGAAAACCTCAAGACATTAAACGGGTTTACTGATATTCTCCTCGACCCCTTGTCAAAAGAATCCGAGCAGCCCGCGAACGCCGCAAATGAAGTTCGTTCGATCCGTCCCGAGGTTTTCGTTGCGGTCGGCCTGTGCACGCATCTGGGGTGCTCTCCCAACTACCGGCCGGAAGTCGCTCCCGCCGATCTGGGCGCCGACTGGCGGGGCGGTTTTTTCTGCCCGTGCCACGGTTCACGCTTTGATCTGGCCGGGCGCGTCTATAAAGGCGTTCCTGCGCCTCGCAACCTTGAAATTCCACCGCATGTTTATCTGAGCGAAACGCGACTATTGATCGGTTCCGATCAGGGAGAAGCCGCATGA
- the hisD gene encoding histidinol dehydrogenase encodes MSELKIRRLNALDADFARQMDALLSWNEASDSAIHQRVLEIIERVRHEGDAALMDYTHRFDRYAVERMDQLELSRDKLEQAWKGLDSQKQQALETAAARIRAYAGHQKTESWSYTEADGTVLGQQVTPLDRVGVYVPGGKAAYPSSVLMNVIPAKVAGVPEIIMVVPTPDGELNELVLAAAFLAGVDRVFRVGGAQAVAALAYGTATVPRVDKIVGPGNIYVATAKKLVFGQCGIDMIAGPSEILVIGDGQTDPDWVAMDLFSQAEHDEDAQAILVSPDAGHLEAVAASMEKLLSGMERKEVIAASLNSRGALIQVRDLNQAIEVANRIAPEHLELSVADPASLSGGIRHAGAIFMGRHTAEALGDYCAGPNHVLPTSGTARFSSPLGVYDFQKRSSLIFCSGPGADVLGKTASVLARGEGLTAHARSAEFRIQHS; translated from the coding sequence ATGTCTGAACTGAAAATTCGCCGGTTGAACGCGCTGGATGCCGATTTCGCACGCCAGATGGATGCGTTGTTGTCGTGGAATGAAGCGAGCGATAGCGCAATACATCAGCGTGTGCTGGAAATCATTGAGCGGGTCAGACACGAGGGCGATGCCGCGCTCATGGATTATACGCACCGCTTTGATCGCTATGCGGTTGAGCGCATGGATCAGCTTGAGCTAAGCCGCGATAAACTGGAGCAGGCCTGGAAAGGTTTGGATAGCCAGAAGCAGCAGGCGCTGGAAACAGCCGCAGCGCGTATACGCGCTTATGCCGGGCATCAGAAAACCGAAAGCTGGAGTTACACCGAAGCGGACGGGACTGTGCTGGGTCAGCAGGTGACGCCGCTGGATCGTGTCGGCGTCTATGTACCCGGAGGAAAAGCCGCTTATCCATCTTCGGTGCTGATGAATGTGATTCCCGCCAAGGTCGCCGGGGTTCCCGAAATCATCATGGTAGTTCCCACTCCGGACGGCGAACTCAATGAATTGGTGCTTGCCGCGGCATTCCTTGCCGGAGTCGACCGCGTGTTCCGTGTGGGGGGAGCTCAAGCAGTCGCTGCTCTGGCCTATGGAACGGCGACGGTGCCACGCGTGGATAAAATCGTCGGGCCCGGTAATATTTACGTTGCGACGGCCAAAAAACTGGTTTTTGGTCAATGCGGCATTGATATGATTGCCGGCCCTTCGGAAATACTGGTAATTGGCGACGGTCAAACCGATCCCGACTGGGTTGCGATGGATTTGTTTTCGCAAGCCGAGCACGATGAAGACGCCCAGGCGATACTGGTGAGTCCCGACGCAGGGCATCTGGAGGCGGTGGCCGCCAGCATGGAAAAGTTACTGTCAGGCATGGAGCGTAAGGAGGTCATTGCGGCGTCTTTAAACAGCCGCGGCGCATTGATACAGGTTCGGGACCTGAATCAGGCGATAGAAGTCGCCAACCGCATTGCGCCTGAGCATCTGGAACTTTCGGTTGCCGATCCGGCAAGCCTGTCGGGCGGTATCCGCCATGCCGGCGCTATTTTCATGGGGCGGCATACCGCAGAAGCGCTGGGCGATTACTGCGCCGGCCCCAATCATGTGTTGCCGACCTCAGGCACGGCGAGATTCTCATCGCCGCTGGGCGTTTACGATTTTCAAAAACGCTCCAGTCTGATTTTTTGTTCAGGCCCCGGTGCGGACGTCTTAGGCAAAACCGCTTCCGTGCTGGCGCGTGGAGAAGGGTTGACAGCGCATGCGCGCTCCGCCGAATTTCGAATTCAACATTCGTAA
- the mlaD gene encoding outer membrane lipid asymmetry maintenance protein MlaD — MLQSRVMETWVGVFVALGLLGLFFLAMQVSNLGALKFEDNSYTVTARFSNVGSLKVRAPVSMSGVRVGRVSAIRFDKKSFEAVVEMKIDPYFNTIPSDTSASILTQGLLGEQYIGLTPGALDEPLTDGDKIEMTQSAMILEQLISRFLFSKAEEGSNKQQAEPAPAAHSAEKPKPPAMAKKIAATPVKAGVVSAAPRETRKNGQH, encoded by the coding sequence ATGCTGCAATCGAGGGTTATGGAAACATGGGTCGGCGTATTCGTTGCGTTGGGTCTGCTGGGACTGTTTTTTCTGGCCATGCAGGTTAGCAACCTGGGCGCGCTGAAGTTTGAAGACAACAGCTATACCGTTACCGCCCGGTTTTCCAATGTCGGCAGTTTGAAAGTGCGCGCGCCGGTTTCAATGTCGGGTGTGCGTGTCGGCAGAGTCAGTGCGATCCGTTTTGACAAGAAATCCTTCGAAGCGGTTGTGGAAATGAAGATAGATCCGTATTTCAATACGATACCCAGCGATACCAGCGCCAGTATTCTGACTCAGGGTCTGCTCGGCGAACAGTACATCGGATTAACGCCTGGTGCGCTGGATGAGCCGCTCACGGATGGTGATAAAATAGAAATGACGCAGTCGGCCATGATACTGGAGCAGCTCATCAGTCGTTTCCTGTTTTCCAAGGCGGAGGAAGGGTCTAATAAACAACAGGCTGAACCGGCTCCTGCGGCGCATAGCGCCGAAAAACCAAAACCACCTGCTATGGCTAAAAAAATCGCGGCTACGCCGGTTAAAGCCGGTGTAGTGTCCGCAGCGCCGCGCGAAACCCGGAAAAATGGTCAGCACTGA
- the lptC gene encoding LPS export ABC transporter periplasmic protein LptC, giving the protein MKISISTNVLGHTFWLLLVAGTWWLANYIKIIEPTSKRESGQVDYYTTNLIRTVMNAEGIPKETLIAERMTHYKNDDHSFLVKPVMTLFKEGKKPWIIHSDTATLLEGGKTILMHDDVLATKELDEGGQTEITTRNVTYIPDKNYAETAEDAQMIAPHDKVTGHGAQIYFEPDLLITLLSQVRRRHEVQ; this is encoded by the coding sequence GTGAAAATATCGATTTCAACCAATGTCCTCGGCCATACCTTCTGGTTGCTGCTGGTCGCCGGAACCTGGTGGCTGGCCAACTACATAAAAATTATCGAACCCACGTCCAAACGTGAAAGCGGTCAGGTCGATTACTATACGACAAATCTGATACGCACCGTGATGAACGCCGAAGGAATTCCCAAAGAAACGCTTATAGCCGAAAGGATGACGCACTACAAGAACGACGACCACAGTTTTCTGGTGAAACCGGTCATGACATTGTTCAAGGAAGGGAAAAAACCTTGGATCATACACTCCGATACCGCGACCTTACTGGAAGGAGGCAAGACCATACTGATGCACGACGACGTACTGGCGACAAAGGAGCTGGACGAGGGAGGTCAAACCGAGATTACCACCCGCAATGTTACCTATATACCGGATAAAAATTATGCCGAAACCGCGGAAGACGCCCAGATGATTGCGCCTCATGACAAAGTTACCGGACACGGCGCGCAAATCTATTTCGAACCGGACCTTCTAATCACGCTGTTGAGCCAGGTAAGGAGACGGCATGAAGTACAATAA
- the hisG gene encoding ATP phosphoribosyltransferase produces MLTLAVSKGRIYEDALPLLAEAGIVPTIDPDKSRKLILPTNHIDIRLLVIRATDVPTYVEYGAADMGIAGKDVLAEYGDEGLYEPIDLGIARCRLMTAARRDYVPSGQRLRVATKYVKLAQRYFAGQGVQSEIIKLYGSMELAPLVGLADVIVDLVDTGNTLKANGLEAREEIMAISSRLVVNKAAMKTKHQVVSDFLRRMEQIVAARV; encoded by the coding sequence ATGCTGACACTGGCCGTTTCCAAAGGTAGAATTTACGAGGATGCCTTGCCTTTACTGGCTGAGGCCGGGATCGTGCCGACCATAGATCCGGATAAAAGCCGTAAATTGATATTGCCGACTAACCACATTGATATCCGCTTGCTGGTGATTCGCGCCACCGATGTCCCGACTTATGTGGAATATGGCGCCGCCGACATGGGCATCGCCGGTAAGGATGTGCTGGCCGAATACGGCGATGAGGGACTCTATGAACCTATCGATCTGGGCATCGCGCGTTGCCGTTTGATGACTGCTGCACGCAGGGATTATGTACCGTCCGGGCAGCGTCTGCGCGTAGCGACCAAGTATGTCAAACTGGCGCAGCGCTATTTCGCCGGACAGGGCGTACAATCTGAAATCATCAAACTGTACGGCTCCATGGAACTGGCGCCTCTGGTCGGTTTGGCCGATGTGATTGTCGATCTGGTCGATACCGGGAATACGCTCAAGGCCAACGGTCTCGAAGCGCGTGAGGAAATCATGGCGATTTCCAGCCGCCTGGTTGTCAATAAGGCGGCAATGAAAACCAAGCATCAGGTGGTAAGCGATTTTCTACGCAGGATGGAGCAGATCGTTGCTGCGCGCGTATAG
- a CDS encoding ABC transporter ATP-binding protein, with the protein MTGVCSPENILVSIRDLSFFRDERKIFDGVCLDIPKGKVTAIMGPSGTGKTTLLKLIGGQLKPSAGTVVFDGVTVHEQRPDALYRLRKRMGMLFQSGALLTDLSVFDNVAFPLREHSGLPETVIRTLVLIKLQAVGLRGARDLMPAQLSGGMARRVALARAIVLDPLMVMYDEPFTGQDPISMGILVKLIRDLNREMGLTSVVVSHDVRETASIADYVYLISDGKVAGQGTPDDIRRSESPWVRQFMDGLADGPVAFHYPARDYAEDLMELN; encoded by the coding sequence ATGACAGGCGTTTGCTCCCCGGAAAATATTCTTGTTTCCATTCGCGACCTGAGCTTTTTCCGAGACGAACGGAAAATTTTCGACGGTGTATGCCTCGATATTCCCAAGGGTAAGGTTACTGCCATTATGGGACCCAGCGGCACGGGGAAAACAACGCTGCTTAAATTGATCGGCGGACAGCTCAAACCATCCGCGGGAACCGTCGTCTTTGACGGCGTTACGGTGCACGAGCAGCGTCCCGATGCGCTTTACCGGTTACGCAAGCGCATGGGCATGCTGTTTCAGAGCGGCGCCTTGCTGACCGACTTATCCGTGTTCGATAACGTCGCATTCCCTCTGCGCGAGCATAGCGGCTTGCCCGAAACGGTGATTCGCACGCTGGTGCTGATCAAGCTGCAGGCCGTCGGACTGCGCGGTGCGCGGGATCTGATGCCGGCCCAGCTTTCCGGCGGCATGGCTCGGCGCGTTGCACTGGCGCGTGCTATCGTATTGGACCCGTTGATGGTGATGTACGACGAGCCTTTTACCGGCCAGGACCCGATCTCCATGGGCATTCTGGTCAAATTGATACGCGATTTAAACCGCGAGATGGGTCTGACCAGCGTAGTGGTTTCCCATGACGTGCGCGAAACGGCTAGTATTGCCGATTATGTTTATCTGATTTCCGACGGAAAAGTTGCCGGGCAGGGCACGCCGGATGATATCCGTCGCTCGGAGTCGCCCTGGGTCAGGCAATTCATGGACGGTTTGGCTGACGGCCCGGTCGCATTTCATTACCCTGCTCGGGATTATGCCGAAGACCTGATGGAGTTGAACTAA
- a CDS encoding KdsC family phosphatase — MVEIYKRAAAIKLVIFDVDGVLTDGRLFFDEQGREYKSFHARDGLGIKLLQQTGVKVAIISGRKAPSVSARMQGLGIAPELIFLGEDNKLEAFEKLMAALKLTDMQIAHVGDDLLDLPLLRRVGLAITVADAHRSVIPHTHWQTRNPGGCGAAREVCDLIMDAQGTLDQIIHRHS; from the coding sequence ATGGTCGAAATTTACAAACGCGCCGCCGCAATTAAACTCGTCATTTTCGATGTCGACGGCGTATTAACCGATGGGCGCCTGTTTTTCGACGAGCAGGGCCGCGAATATAAAAGCTTCCACGCCAGAGACGGGCTCGGCATCAAACTGCTGCAGCAAACCGGCGTCAAGGTCGCCATCATTTCCGGCAGAAAGGCGCCATCGGTTTCCGCGCGCATGCAAGGATTGGGTATCGCTCCCGAACTCATATTCCTTGGCGAGGACAACAAACTCGAAGCCTTCGAAAAACTGATGGCGGCGCTGAAATTGACCGATATGCAAATCGCCCATGTGGGAGACGATCTGCTCGACCTCCCGCTGTTGCGACGGGTAGGCCTGGCAATCACCGTTGCAGACGCGCACCGATCCGTTATACCGCACACGCACTGGCAGACACGCAATCCCGGCGGTTGCGGCGCCGCCCGTGAAGTCTGTGATTTGATCATGGATGCTCAAGGCACTCTGGACCAGATAATACACAGGCACTCATAA